Genomic segment of Terriglobales bacterium:
TGTAGTTCTGCCCGGGCTTGACGTCGAAGCTGCTGTCGAGCGGGGCGAAGCCCTCCTTGTGCACCGTGACCGTATGTGCGCCCTGCTCCACGGTGAGCTCGGCCGGAGCGACTTTGCCGGTGTCTTCGCCGTCGAGCATGACGCTCGCTCCCGGTGGCGTGCTGGCCACGGTGATGATGCCGGTCGAGACCTGGAGCACGGCGGCGAGCTGGGCGCGCTTGCCGGCGCTGATGTCGAGCGCGTGCGTCTGGCGTGCGTAGCCGGCGAGCGTGAGCGCCACGCGATGCGTTCCCGGATCAACCTTGGGGAACAGGTACGGCGTCTTCCAGCGCGGATCGGTCTGGCCGTCGAGCTCGATCGACGCGCCGACGGGCGTGGAAACCACGCGCAACTCGCCGGTGGTGGCGGCAGGCGTGGCCGAAGGAGTTGCCGCGGCGGTGGTCGAAGCGTCAGTCGCGGGCGGCGCGGTTGCGGTTCCCGCCGCCGGTTTTGGCGCGCGCGGAGCGGGCGCGGGTTGCGCTCTGGCAGCGCTGCTGCTCTCCGGCGCCGCGGCAGGCGCAGGTGGCGCTTCCGCGGCGCGCTGTGCGTCGCGACGTTGCTTGATCAACCATCCCGCGCCGAGGAGCAGCACGAGCGCGACCGCGCCGATGGCAATCGGCCCGGTGCGCGATGGCTTGCTCAGCGGCGGATGCGACATGGGCCGCGGCGCGACCGTTTCCTTCGGCGGCGGCGCGATGGGCTTCACGCCGATCTTCACCGGCTCGCGCCTGGGCGGACCAAGAGTACCCTGCGGTTTGGCGGGCGCGGGCGCGGCCGGCGCTTTCCCGGTCGCGGCTTTCGCTGGAGCAGCCTGCGCAACTCCCGACGATGGCTCGATGGCCATCGAACTCTGCCATGCCTTCTCCGGCGGGCCGGTGGGCAGGTCGGGACCGAGGGCGCGCATGCCGGTGGAGGTGATGCCGGCGAGCGCGTCCATTTCCTTGCGCAGCGCGCTGGTGGGCGGCGTGGAGTATGCCAGCGTTGCGTCTGCGGCCCAGTCGATGCGCTTGTAATTCTCCAGGTCGTGCACCAGGTCGGCGCCGCGCTGGTAGCGTTTCTCCTTCGTCTTGGCCAGCGCCTTGATGACGATGGCGGCAAGACCGGGGTGCAGCTCAGGGTCGTACTCGGCGGGCGGGACCGGATCTTCGGCGACGATCTTATAGATGATGGCGGTGATGCTCTCGCCCACGAAGGGCTTCTTGCCGGTGACGGACTCGTAGAGTACGACGCCGAGGCTGAACAGGTCGGAGCGGCCGTCGAGCGCCTGGCCGCGCACCTGCTCGGGCGACATGTAGCTCGGCGTTCCCAGCACCTGGCCGGCGCTGGTCATGCCGCTGCCTGTCTTGGCGATGCCGAAGTCCATGATCTTCACCACGCCTTCGGCGGTAATCATGATGTTGGCGGGCTTGATGTCGCGGTGAACGATGCCGCGGGCGTGGGCGTAGTCGAGGCCGGCGCAGACCTGCCGGGCTACGTCAACCACCTGCTCGGCGGCGAGGCGGCGCCCGCCGGCGAGGAGGGTCTGGAGGGTGCGGCCCTCGATGTACTCCATCGCCATGTAAAACAAACCTTCGTGCTCGCCCGCGTCGTAGATGGTAACGACGTTGGGATGGTTCAGAACGCCGGCGGCGCGCGCTTCCTGGCGGAAGCGCTTGAGCAGTTCCTGCGAGTCGATGCCTTCGGCATCGATGCGCATGGTCTTGAGCGCGACCGTGCGACCGATGTTGGGATCGGTGGCGCGATAGACCACGCCCATGGCGCCGCG
This window contains:
- a CDS encoding serine/threonine-protein kinase, translating into MGDEQQPTQARKIGRYEIVAELGRGAMGVVYRATDPNIGRTVALKTMRIDAEGIDSQELLKRFRQEARAAGVLNHPNVVTIYDAGEHEGLFYMAMEYIEGRTLQTLLAGGRRLAAEQVVDVARQVCAGLDYAHARGIVHRDIKPANIMITAEGVVKIMDFGIAKTGSGMTSAGQVLGTPSYMSPEQVRGQALDGRSDLFSLGVVLYESVTGKKPFVGESITAIIYKIVAEDPVPPAEYDPELHPGLAAIVIKALAKTKEKRYQRGADLVHDLENYKRIDWAADATLAYSTPPTSALRKEMDALAGITSTGMRALGPDLPTGPPEKAWQSSMAIEPSSGVAQAAPAKAATGKAPAAPAPAKPQGTLGPPRREPVKIGVKPIAPPPKETVAPRPMSHPPLSKPSRTGPIAIGAVALVLLLGAGWLIKQRRDAQRAAEAPPAPAAAPESSSAARAQPAPAPRAPKPAAGTATAPPATDASTTAAATPSATPAATTGELRVVSTPVGASIELDGQTDPRWKTPYLFPKVDPGTHRVALTLAGYARQTHALDISAGKRAQLAAVLQVSTGIITVASTPPGASVMLDGEDTGKVAPAELTVEQGAHTVTVHKEGFAPLDSSFDVKPGQNYTFNAALRPQEAGKQGGGGFGRGFRRIFGGGDPGDRSEIDIRTKPPGAEVTIDGLVRPKRTPGRFPVEPGTHKVTLRIEGRQPVTREITVKRGEPAVLDEALK